A window of the Garra rufa chromosome 10, GarRuf1.0, whole genome shotgun sequence genome harbors these coding sequences:
- the ccl20l gene encoding C-C motif chemokine 20: MSLITITLISSILLILFPHTSAAYGPMNYACCVKYTRNPLPFGAITGFMEQKSTEVCRIGAIIFLTKNNKKVCASIKDQWVRAALARLRSKLAKLTERRNEHLTTAELTTISP; this comes from the exons ATGTCTCTGATCACCATCACTCTCATCAGCAGCATTCTTCTGATCCTGTTTCCTCACACTTCAGCGGCAT ATGGGCCGATGAATTATGCCTGTTGTGTGAAATACACTCGAAATCCTCTGCCCTTTGGAGCGATCACAGGCTTCATGGAGCAAAAGTCCACCGAGGTGTGTCGCATAGGCGCCATCAT CTTTCTCACCAAGAACAACAAGAAGGTATGTGCGAGCATTAAGGATCAGTGGGTGAGAGCAGCACTTGCACGTCTGAG gTCCAAATTAGCAAAATTGACAGAACGGAGAAATGAGCATCTCACCACTGCTGAACTGACCACCATAAGCCCATAA
- the xcl32a.1 gene encoding uncharacterized protein xcl32a.1: MTPLRCLTTTDTKLPLKLLHAYTIQHKPLFPLNAEKKTLSATAIYYPLQLLFNDVVVGPGCLTTTNTKVHQKLLLSYTLQHKPLFHVEAVRFLTIKNKVICSDPSSAWAIKSMNYLDAKNKKRRSVSNKTAHQSVTAVPVNTSTTNRTRLSSQI; encoded by the exons atgacccctttaaggtgtCTAACAACTACAGATACCAAACTTCCTCTGAAGCTTCTTCATGCATACACCATCCAGCACAAACCCCTTTTCCCTCTGAATGCTGAAAAGAAAACATTGTCCGCTACTGCAATTTATTACCCTTTACAATTACTTTTCA ATGATGTTGTAGTAGGACCAGGCTGTCTAACTACTACAAATACTAAAGTTCATCAGAAGCTTCTGCTTAGCTACACTCTCCAGCACAAACCCTTATTCCATGTGGAAGCTGTAAG ATttcttacaattaaaaataaagtaatctGCTCGGATCCCTCCTCAGCATGGGCCATAAAGTCAATGAATTACCTGGATGCAAAGAACAAAAAACGTCGGTCAGTATCAAACAAAACAGCTCATCAATCTGTGACAGCGGTTCCTGTGAATACATCCACCACAAATAGGACTCGTTTATCATCACAGATTTAA
- the LOC141344501 gene encoding uncharacterized protein, translating to MGSFLAFPLAKPPDIFDLPDSAPLEADKDDVYAESHSLNVELSETMHRQNMRSKKEMTMFYEYRQHWSEVVEKLKKKYPQWTSKDILNLRYQFEFFVRDQGYLLHYTIFNEMLDVFQDASSPEQRRMMFESVDTGQYNAINFEEYLQLMNNINIETPVPRPPGIEQDRDEIMNLVSDLSEANTFLQICYDLF from the exons ATGGGGTCATTTCTTGCTTTTCCGCTGGCGAAACCGCCTGATATATTCGATCTTCCCGATTCAGCGCCATTAGAGG CTGATAAAGACGATGTTTATGCTGAATCCCATTCACTTAATGTGGAGCTCTCTGAAACCATGCATCGGCAGAATATGCGCTCCAAAAAGGAAATGACCATGTTTTACG aataTAGACAACACTGGAGTGAAGTGGTTGAAAAGCTGAAGAAGAAATACCCTCAGTGGACATCTAAAGACATCTTGAACCTTAGATATCAGTTTGAGTTTTTTGTCAGAGATCAAGGCTATCTTCTTCACTAcactatttt CAATGAGATGCTTGACGTCTTTCAGGATGCCAGTTCTCCTGAGCAGCGCAGAATGATGTTTGAAAGTGTAGACACTGGTCAGTACAACGCCATCAACTTTGAGGAGTATCTTCAG CTGATGAACAATATTAACATTGAAACACCTGTACCCAGGCCTCCCGGGATTGAACAGGACAGAGATGAGATTATGAATTTAGTCTCAGATTTATCCGAAGCGAACACCTTTTTACAGATATGCTATGATTTGTTCTAA